In Colletotrichum higginsianum IMI 349063 chromosome 3, whole genome shotgun sequence, a genomic segment contains:
- a CDS encoding zinc-binding dehydrogenase: MEVHVAKLFSKLESSGGSHSAPRSFPYENSLDTTEEDALRHGHTIIPVERDLCYELVEIQSPCGKKWDEG, from the exons ATGGAAGTACACGTCGCCAAATTGTTCTCCAAGCTCGAGAGCTCCGGCGGCTCTCACTCGGCCCCGAGGAGCTTCCCCTACGAAAATTCTCTGGACACCACCGAGGAGGATGCACTCCGGCACGGCCACACGATTATCCCCGTCGAGCGCGACCTCTGTTACGAGCTTGTCGAGA TTCAATCACCCTGTGGCAAGAAATGGGACGAGGGCTGA
- a CDS encoding Metallo-beta-lactamase superfamily protein — MAHEPIIHDIFEPSTGTWQYIVADLPTKAAIIIDPVLDFDPATSAISTQTADGLLEVIWELGYKVVGILETHVHADHLTAAKYLQSRLREAQAGAAPDICIGGRIKVVQERLSEKYGIEKEEFASAFDRFFADDEVFGIGKLEATALHLPGHTPDHMGYLIGSNVFAGDSLFNHDVGSARCDFPGGNARDLFASTRRLLSLPEDTKIWTGLDYPPAGRGPVAATNVAQQKTQNKHLAQSATEDEFVNWREERDSGLGEPRLMHWALQFNIRAGNMPGPNKNGDRLLHVPVRIQGATW, encoded by the exons ATGGCCCATGAGCCCATCATTCACGACATCTTCGAGCCGTCGACAGGCACGTGGCAGTATATTGTCGCCGACCTCCCCACTAAGGCCGCTATAATCATCGACCCAGTCCTCGACTTCGATCCGGCAACGAGCGCCATCTCGACGCAGACAGCCGATGGCCTCCTTGAAGTTATTTGGGAGTTGGGCTACAAGGTCGTCGGTATTCTCGAGACACACGTCCATGCCGACCATCTGACGGCGGCCAAATACCTCCAGTCTCGTTTGCGGGAGGCGCAGGCCGGCGCGGCTCCAGACATCTGCATTGGCGGGCGCATCAAGGTTGTTCAAGAGAGGCTCAGCGAAAAGTACGGcatcgagaaggaggagttCGCCAGCGCCTTTGACCGTTTCTTTGCCGACGATGAAGTGTTTGGGATTGGAAAACTCGAGGCCACAGCTCTCCATCTGCCGGGCCACACTCCTGACCATATGGGATACTTGATCGGGT CAAACGTCTTCGCAGGTGACTCCCTCTTCAACCACGACGTCGGCTCCGCGCGTTGCGACTTCCCTGGCGGCAACGCCAGAGACCTCTTCGCATCTACCCGGCGGCTTTTGAGCCTACCTGAGGACACCAAGATATGGACTGGGCTCGACTACCCGCCGGCGGGGCGCGGCCCTGTGGCGGCGACGAATGTTGCTCAGCAGAAGACCCAGAATAAGCACCTCGCGCAGAGCGCTACGGAGGACGAATTCGTCAACTGGCGCGAGGAGCGGGATTCGGGGCTCGGTGAGCCCAGGCTTATGCATTGGGCGCTGCAGTTCAATATAAGGGCCGGCAACATGCCTGGTCCGAACAAGAACGGGGATCGCTTGCTGCACGTGCCTGTCAGAATACAGGGTGCGACTTGGTGA
- a CDS encoding Zinc-binding dehydrogenase — protein MPHSITVKQIEGKPGAVYYPLQLNEVPKPSPGPKDVLVRLTAAALNHRDLFIRRHLYPGISFDHPMLADGYGIVVEVGKDASQDLLNKAVLITPSRGWASSPDGPEDIRKFSVIGATKIYPDGTAQDYLALPETEVELAPEHLTPVEGAALSLVGLTGWRALVTKSGNAEKGRNILVTGIGGGVALQVLQFAVAFGCNVYVTSGDEAKLEKAKKLGAAGGVNYKKPGWEKDLQAQLPKSRPYLDAVIDGAGGDIVGKAVKVLKPGGVISQYGMTVSPQMDWLMQAVLKHVELKGTTMGSREEFRDMVAFVREKKIRPVVSRVVTGLTNLEGIDGLFKDMDAGTQFGKLVIKFEEEPASPKL, from the exons ATGCCTCACTCCATCACCGTCAAACAGATCGAGGGGAAACCCGGCGCTGTCTACTATCC CCTCCAACTCAATGAAGTTCCCAAGCCGTCTCCAGGGCCCAAAGACGTCCTGGTCCGTCTGACTGCCGCGGCTCTCAACCACCGCGACCTCTTCATCCGACGCCATCTCTACCCGGGCATATCATTCGACCACCCGATGCTCGCAGACGGCTATGGCATCGTCGTTGAGGTTGGGAAAGATGCAAGCCAGGACCTCCTGAACAAGGCGGTTCTCATCACGCCAAGCCGTGGCTGGGCCTCCAGCCCCGACGGGCCGGAAGACATCCGCAAGTTCAGTGTCATCGGCGCCACAAAGATCTATCCCGACGGCACCGCGCAAGACTACCTCGCTCTTCCCGAGACCGAGGTTGAGCTGGCCCCGGAGCACCTCACGCCCGTAGAGGGAGCTGCCCTCTCCCTGGTCGGACTGACCGGGTGGCGCGCGCTGGTGACCAAGAGCGGGAACGCTGAGAAGGGCAGAAACATCCTTGTCACCGGcattggcggcggcgtagcGCTCCAGGTCCTCCAGTTTGCAGTCGCATTCGGCTGCAACGTCTACGTGACAtccggcgacgaggccaagctTGAGAAAGCCAAGAAGctgggcgccgccgggggtGTGAACTACAAGAAGCCCGGGTGGGAAAAGGACCTCCAGGCCCAGCTCCCCAAGTCGCGGCCgtacctcgacgccgtcatcgatGGTGCAGGCGGCGATATTGTAGGCAAGGCGGTCAAGGTGCTTAAGCCGGGCGGCGTCATCAGCCAGTACGGCATGACGGTGTCGCCGCAGATGGATTGGCTGATGCAGGCAGTGCTCAAGCATGTGGAACTCAAGGGTACGACCATGGGGTCGCGGGAGGAGTTTAGGGACATGGTTGCCTTTgtgagagaaaagaagatCAGGCCGGTTGTGAGCCGGGTGGTCACTGGGCTGACGAATCTGGAGGGTATTGATGGGCTTTTCAAGGACATGGACGCCGGGACGCAGTTTGGCAAACTTGTCATCAAGTTTGAAGAGGAACCGGCTTCTCCCAAGCTATGA